The Falco naumanni isolate bFalNau1 chromosome 1, bFalNau1.pat, whole genome shotgun sequence genome window below encodes:
- the SELENOM gene encoding LOW QUALITY PROTEIN: selenoprotein M (The sequence of the model RefSeq protein was modified relative to this genomic sequence to represent the inferred CDS: deleted 1 base in 1 codon): protein MLRALALALLAAALAAGGGRDPPRLRGAELRDLARGKVETCGGURLNRLREVKAFVTQDIPLYHNLEMKHLPGADPELVLLSHRYKELERIPLSDMTREEINQLVQELGFYRKETPDAPVPEEFQFAPARPLPTLPPPQPSAVDSKTSPERDMGEHPDL, encoded by the exons ATGCTGCGGGCGCTGGCGCTGGCGCTgctggcggcggcgctggcggcggggggcggc cgggaCCCCCCCCGGCTCCGCGGGGCCGAGCTGCGGGACCTGGCGCGGGGCAAGGTGGAG ACCTGCGGCGGGTGACGGCTGAACCGCCTGCGAGAG GTGAAGGCCTTCGTCACCCAGGACATCCCCCTCTA CCATAACCTGGAGATGAAGCACTTGCCTGGTGCTGACCCCGAGCTTGTGCTCCTCAGTCACCGATACAAGGAACTGGAG AGAATCCCCCTGAGCGACATGACCCGGGAGGAGATCAACCagctggtgcaggagctgggcttcTACCGCAAGGAGACACCTGATGCCCCCGTGCCTGAGGAGTTCCAGTTTGCCCCTGCCAGGCCTCTGCCCACACTGCCACCCCCCCAACCTTCTGCTGTTGACAGCAAGACTTCACCCGAACGTGACATGGGAGAACACCCAGACCTCTAG